CGCTTTATCGAACGCATTGCTGAAACAACACCAGGAATTGTGTATGTTTATGATTTGGTTGAACGGCGTAATATCTATATTAATCCTCAGATAACTAAACTGCTGGGTTATAGTCCCCAAACAATTCAGGCTCTAGGAACAGAGTTGATTACACAGTTAATGCATCCTGATGATTTTGCTCGACTTTCTATAGCCTTCCAACAATTTGACACCGTTAAGAATGGCGAAATTATCGAAAATGAGTATCGAATACGCCACGCCAATGGCGAATGGCGTTGGTTTTCCAGTCGAGATACTGTATTCATTAGGAAATCTGACGGTTTACCGTGTCAGATAGTTGGTACGTCCATTGATATCACCCAAAACAAACTTGCAGAAACCGCCTTGCGCCAAAGCGAGGAACGCTACCGCTACTTATCTAATGCAATACCTCAACTTGTCTGGATCTGCAATGCTAAGGGTCAATACCATTATTTCAATCAACGATGGTATGAATTCACTGGACAAACAGTTGAGCAGGCGATGAGGTTGGGCTGGACAGAGATTGTGCATCCAGATGATATGTCCGCAGTTGTCCAGGGATGGTCAGTAGCGGTGCGAACCGGGGAAGTTTACGAACACGAAACTCGCTATCGTAGATTTGACAGTATCTATCGCTGGTATTTAGAGCGTGGTATCCCCCTCAAGGATGAGCAAGGAAATATCATCGAGTGGTTTGGCACAAGTACAGATATAGACGAGCGCAAACACTTAGAATTTGAGCATACCAGACTTTTAGAACTTGAGCAAGTTGCCCGCACTGAAGCTGAAGGCGCTAACCGCGCTAAAGATGAGTTTATCGCTATGGTATCCCATGACCTGCGCTCTCCTCTCAATGCTATTCTTGGCTGGGCAAAACTGTTGCGGAGTCGTCAAATGGAGCAAGCTACCGTTACCATTGCCCTAGAAACGATTGAAAGGAATGCTCAATCCCAGGCAAAACTTCTAGAAGACCTCTTGAATATTTCCCGCATCCTTCAGGGTAAACTTGAAATTGAGATGACTCTAGTGAATTTATCAAGCATTATTAATGCCGCCATTCAGGCTGCCTACCCATCGGCAATTGATAAATCTATTCGTCTAGAGTTTGTCACTGACGACTCCATCCCACCAATGATGGGCGATAGCAACCGCTTGCTACAGGTTATGTCAAATTTAATCTCTAATGCTATTAAGTTTACCCCATCAGCAGGAACAGTGCAAGTGCGGCTGTCATCTTTCACAGAAAGAAAATCAAGGGAAAATACTCAAACCTTAACCCCAAACTTTGCCCAAATCACAGTCAGTGACACAGGTATTGGGATTAGCCCTGAATTTCTACCGAACGTATTTGAACGCTATCATCAAGGAACTGATAAACAAGGTGGTTTAGGATTAGGTTTAGCGATCGCTCGTCATTTAGTCGAATTACATGGCGGTACTATTCAAGCAGCCAGCCCCGGTCTTGGTAAAGGTGCCACGTTCACAATTAAGTTACCGATAATTCATAATTGAATTATATTTCACAGGTCAAATTGGCAACATTAGCCACAGCCTGAGCATGAGTAGCCAAAAGCCTTCGTCCATCTGCTGTCACCACTAAGCTTGTCGCTTCCTGAATCGGATCACCAAGCTTCCAAGGAGTAGCAATTGGATATGTAGTCGAGGTAGTTTTCCCTCCTCTGTCCTCCTGCTGTCTGATAGCCACAGGTTTTACCTGTAGTAGATCATACGATATAGCAGATACACCATAGGGAGTTTCCGGTAAGCCATTGTTACCTGTGACGATAAATAGACCTTGCTGGGCGTTGCGACGCGCCAGACAACTACTAGCCATTAGTTGCTCTGTGCTGATAAAGTTACTTGGTTGAGTAGTTAAAGCTTTCTCTTGATTGACATTTAATACGGAGATATTCACACTGCCATTGATACCCAATTGTGAAGAAGCCGTAATATCACTATCAACAGAGCGAAATAATCCTTGGGTAACAATTTGGATATTACCACCTTTGCCTTGAAAGGAAATAACATAGGCGATTTTTATACCATTTCGCCAAAGTGCGGATACTGGTAGCAGTCCTAAATCATTCAATAGAAATCAGATCCCCGACTTCTCAAAGGATGCAGAGTCGAGAATGGTAGGTCTAACCCCTCATCGCACCGGAAAATCTCTTTTTTTGGAGTCGTTCGATGATCTGTAGGGGCGCAAGGCCTTGCGCCCCTACCCACAATCGTTCACACATCGCCGATCAAATGAGTGTTACCTTCTCTTCCTACTCCCTTCCCAGTCTAAGATTACCTATAATTTTCCTTCTTTGCGCCTTTGCGCCTTTGTGTGAGCTAAAAATTATTTCGGTAATCTTCCAGCGGGAAGGGAGTAACTCCTAGTAGATTTAACAGTTATCAGCTGTAGGGGCGCAAGGCCTTGCGCCCCTACCCACAATCGTCCACACATAGCCGATCAAATGGGTGTTACCTTCTATTCGTAAGTACTAGTAGAGTTAAGAGTTATGAGATTTCAGTCTATTCCTAACTCCTAACTCCTAACTCCTAACTCCTAACTCCTAACTCCTAACTCCTAACTCCTAACTCCTAACTCCTAACTCCTAACTCCTAACTCCTAACTCCTAACTCCTAACTCCTAACTCCTAACTCCTAACTCCTAACTCCTAACTCCTAACTCCTAACTCCTTACTCCTTACTCCCATTCTATGGTTCCAGGCGGCTTGGAGGTGATGTCATACACCACTCGATTCACACCTTTGACTTCATTGACAATGCGGTTGGAAATCACTTCCAAAACCTCATAAGGAACTTTCGCCCAATCAGCGGTCATCCCATCTTCACTAGTGACAATCCGTAATACAATAGGGTGGGCGTATGTGCGCTGATCACCCATGACGCCAACACTGCGAATTGGGAGTAAGACAGCAAAAGCCTGCCAAACATCGTGATACAAGCCACGTTGGTTGATTTCTTGGCGGACAATCAAATCAGCATCGCGCAAAATGTTCAACCGTTCGGCGGTGACTTCGCCTAGGATGCGAATCGCCAAACCAGGACCGGGGAAGGGTTGACGTTGGACAATTTCTTCTGGTAAACCAATGGAACGCCCAACTTTGCGGACTTCATCTTTAAATAATTTCCGCAGTGGTTCTACTAGTTTAAATCGCAGGTCTTTGGGTAAGCCACCTACATTATGATGGCTCTTGATTTTCACTGCTACCCGTTCACCAGTTTGGG
The Gloeotrichia echinulata CP02 DNA segment above includes these coding regions:
- a CDS encoding PAS domain-containing protein, with amino-acid sequence MMHPLTVLIIDDCLEDRQVYRRYLQQDQEHDYEIIEEESGEAALELCQRFHPDGILLDFLLPDLDGLEFLTKLKQQSQRDISPVVMLTGCGNEAIAVKAMKSGVQDYLVKEQTTGEHLRFTISSAIKHAKLSQQLQQSEEHLRQTQRFIERIAETTPGIVYVYDLVERRNIYINPQITKLLGYSPQTIQALGTELITQLMHPDDFARLSIAFQQFDTVKNGEIIENEYRIRHANGEWRWFSSRDTVFIRKSDGLPCQIVGTSIDITQNKLAETALRQSEERYRYLSNAIPQLVWICNAKGQYHYFNQRWYEFTGQTVEQAMRLGWTEIVHPDDMSAVVQGWSVAVRTGEVYEHETRYRRFDSIYRWYLERGIPLKDEQGNIIEWFGTSTDIDERKHLEFEHTRLLELEQVARTEAEGANRAKDEFIAMVSHDLRSPLNAILGWAKLLRSRQMEQATVTIALETIERNAQSQAKLLEDLLNISRILQGKLEIEMTLVNLSSIINAAIQAAYPSAIDKSIRLEFVTDDSIPPMMGDSNRLLQVMSNLISNAIKFTPSAGTVQVRLSSFTERKSRENTQTLTPNFAQITVSDTGIGISPEFLPNVFERYHQGTDKQGGLGLGLAIARHLVELHGGTIQAASPGLGKGATFTIKLPIIHN